GGGTCCACAGCCTGCCCGCCGTACCGCCGCCCACCACAGTGATGGTTCCCCCCGGGCCGCCCAGGTCATCCAGCACGCCCATCGCGTCCCGCAGGGAGAAGGCCGTGCCCTCGTAGGCGGCGCGAACGAAGTGCTCGGGGCAATGGCCGAAGGTGGCTCCGGAAAAGCTGGCCCGCAGCCGGCCGTCCCAGTAGGGGCAGCGCTCGCCCGAAAGGTAGGGGTGGAAGAACAGCCCCTCGGCTCCCTGCGGAACGGTTTCCACATCCGGATCCCACTCCTGGAAGGTTCCCGGCCGGCCGGAGCCGACGCTCCGGAACACCCACTGGAGGGCTGAAGTGCAGGAGTTGGTGCCGGCCTGAGAGTACCAGAGGGGAGACACGGGATGAGGGTAGCTGATGAGCCCGGGGTGAGGACGAGCCTCCTCCAGCACCAGGTGAATTCCTCCCGCCGTGGCCAGCCTCAGCAGGCAGTCGCCGGGCCGCACCACCCCGGCTCCGTAGGTCTCAGCCGCACTGTCCAGGGTCCCGTTGATCACCGGCACCCCGGAAGGGATTCCCAGCGCCTCGGCCGCAGCCGCCGCCAGCGAGCCGACCTTGGCCGTGGAAGGGAGCACCCGGGGCAGCACACCGGACGTCAGCCCCAGTGGCTCCAGCAAAGGCTCGGACCAACCTCCAGTATGAGCGTCCAGGAGCATGGAGGACAGGGCGGTGGCGGGATCGGTCGTCCAGCGGCCCGTGAGCCACTGGGACAGGTAATCCTTGGAAAGGACTACCCGGCGGATCTTGGACCACACCTCCGGTTCCTGCCGTCGCACCCACAGTAGCTGAGGCAGGGTCCACGTGGGAGAGACGCTGTTGTGAGACAACCTGAAGATCTCCTCGCCACGCTGAGACTTCAGCTCCTCCACCTCGTTCAGGGAGCGCTGGTCATACCAGAGGATGGCGTTTCTGAGGGAATTTCCGCCGGTATCCAGCAGCACCGGAATGT
Above is a genomic segment from Acidobacteriota bacterium containing:
- a CDS encoding FGGY family carbohydrate kinase, translated to MSTDTVQPGRPPYLLGIDLGTSSCKVCAVDASGRHLGARSAGYPTLTPRAGWAEQDPDHWVPAAIEATRRLFLESPVTPDQVGGICLSSAAHIPVLLDTGGNSLRNAILWYDQRSLNEVEELKSQRGEEIFRLSHNSVSPTWTLPQLLWVRRQEPEVWSKIRRVVLSKDYLSQWLTGRWTTDPATALSSMLLDAHTGGWSEPLLEPLGLTSGVLPRVLPSTAKVGSLAAAAAEALGIPSGVPVINGTLDSAAETYGAGVVRPGDCLLRLATAGGIHLVLEEARPHPGLISYPHPVSPLWYSQAGTNSCTSALQWVFRSVGSGRPGTFQEWDPDVETVPQGAEGLFFHPYLSGERCPYWDGRLRASFSGATFGHCPEHFVRAAYEGTAFSLRDAMGVLDDLGGPGGTITVVGGGTAGRLWTRIVCDVLGKPLQVSRVTDSAYGAALLGLVGIGLYPDVSQALAGSRQELETVSPDPERARGYIALFQRYREIQQQLQPVYHTLAG